The window GGGAGAGAGATGAACCGTGCTGGCAGGTATGAGATTATCGGGCGTCTGGGTCGTGGTGGAATGTCAACGGTGTACAAGGCGCGTGCGCCGATCACCGGCAGGATAGTTGCTTTAAAAATTCTGCGGCCTCGTGATGAAATTTTTGTCGATCTGGTGGGTGAGCAGAGGCTTCGGGAGATTTTTGTAGAAGAAGCGCGGATCATGGGGGAGATTTCCCACGATCATATCGCTAAAATTATCGACTGTGATGAGGATAACGGCATACCTTTCATTGTGCTCGAATACTACTCCCACTCCATCGGTGATCTAATCGGAGAGGCATATGAAGTCGAATATGACTCCCGTGAGGTAAGTATTGCTCGCACTGTGCACTACACGCGACAGGCTTTGCAGGGGTTGGAACGTTTGCATTTTGCCGGTATCATTCATCGCGATATCAAGCCATTCAACCTGATGCTCACCGACGATGATCGGGTGAAAATTATTGACTTTGGCCTGTCCCGGGTTCGTGGTGAAGAGAAAATGTCCATACCCGGCATGCAGGTCGGTTCACCGTATTATGCCGCGCCGGAGCAGGAGCGTGACCCTGCGAAAGCTGATGCCCGTGCTGACCTCTACGCCGTAGGTGTGTTGCTCTATCGCATGTTGACCGGTCGGTTGGTCGATATGAGCGCGGAGATAGCGGTTCCCAGCAACCTGAATAGTGA of the Desulfosediminicola ganghwensis genome contains:
- a CDS encoding protein kinase domain-containing protein — encoded protein: MNRAGRYEIIGRLGRGGMSTVYKARAPITGRIVALKILRPRDEIFVDLVGEQRLREIFVEEARIMGEISHDHIAKIIDCDEDNGIPFIVLEYYSHSIGDLIGEAYEVEYDSREVSIARTVHYTRQALQGLERLHFAGIIHRDIKPFNLMLTDDDRVKIIDFGLSRVRGEEKMSIPGMQVGSPYYAAPEQERDPAKADARADLYAVGVLLYRMLTGRLVDMSAEIAVPSNLNSELDEAWDQFLLKSIAKDPEQRFQSALEMRVALEQLFSNWQVGSEDRCALLSKSNGAAARPIPAEPLIEIPSRIMYKDMRQRCGLDDLFRPIQWFDHPLETINPHLLQDPVTGLWWQRCGSGFALDWQQAHEYVEHLNLNNFQAKSNWRLPTVEELVSILRAPTAYREFCLPPQFEPGLHWLWSADHCTQKAAWMADIMESYIGRLDKDGTATVCAVSCDR